In Mesoplodon densirostris isolate mMesDen1 chromosome 5, mMesDen1 primary haplotype, whole genome shotgun sequence, a single window of DNA contains:
- the NRIP1 gene encoding nuclear receptor-interacting protein 1 codes for MTHGEELGSDVHQDSIVLTYLEGLLMHQAAEGSGTAIDKKSAGCDEEDQNFNISGNAFPTCQSNGPVLNTHTYQGSGMLHLKKARLLQSSEDWNAAKRKRLSDSIVNLNVKKEALLAGMADSVPKGKQDNTVLASLLQSFSSRLQTVALSQQIRQSLKEQGYALSHNSLKVEKDLRCYGVASSHLKTLLKKSKAKDQKPDTSLPDITKNLIRDRFVESPHHVGQSGTKVMSEPLSCAARLQAVASMVEKRASPATSPKPSVACSQLALLLSSEAHLQQYSREHALKTQNANQAASERLAAMARLQENGQKDVGSFQFSKGMSSHLNGQARTSSNKLMASKSTTFQNPMGIVPSSPKNAGYKNSLERSNAKQAANNSLLLHLLKSQTIPKPMNGHSHSEKGSLFEESSTPTTIDEYSDNNPSFTDDSSGDESSYSNCVPIDLSCKHRIEKAEPDQPVSLDNLTQSLLNTWDPKVPEVDIKEDQDTSKNSKLNSHQKVTLLQLLLGHKNEENVERNSSPQEPHSDGTKFSTHNYTRTSVIESPSTSRTTPVSTPPLLASTKAESPINLSQHSLVIKWNSPPYACGPQSEKPTNTVSNHLMDLTKSKESQGEKPVQNEGTQNSATFSASKLLQNLAQCGMQSSVSGEEQRPSKQLLSVSTEKPTGMTDRLNSPLLSNKANAVEEKKAFGSHATGPEPGLSGSEIENLLERRTVLQLLLGNPNKGKPEKKEKIPLRDESTQEHTDRALSEQILMVKIKSEPCDDLHTHTTNVPLSHDAQGAPFLGVAPALQGSTAVLPASEDFKSEPVSPQDFSFSKNGLLSRLLRQNQESHLADDLDSSHRNSELTLLESKNLCMVPKKRKLHTEPLENPFKKMKNNIVDAADSHSAPKVLYGSLLNQQELKLSRNDLEFKYPASHGSASDSEHRNWARESKSFNVLKQLLLSENCVRDLSQHRSNSVVDSKKKGHRNHVTNSKPEFSISSLNGLMYSAAQPNSCMGHRTFPYPGVGKPPVSPPFPEHLGCTGSRPESGLVNGCSVPSEKGPIKWVITDVDKNEYEKDSPRLTKTNPILYYMLQKGGNSVTSRETQDKDIWREPSSAESISQVTVKEELLPAAETKASFFNLRSTYNSHMGNNASHSHSANGEVYGLLGNVLTIKKESE; via the coding sequence ATGACTCATGGAGAAGAGCTTGGCTCTGATGTGCACCAGGATTCTATTGTTTTAACTTACCTAGAAGGATTACTAATGCATCAGGCAGCAGAGGGATCAGGTACTGCCATCGACAAAAAGTCTGCTGGCTGTGATGAGGAAGATCAGAACTTTAACATTTCTGGTAATGCATTTCCCACCTGTCAAAGTAATGGTCCAGTTctcaacacacatacatatcagGGATCTGGCATGCTGCATCTCAAAAAAGCCAGACTCTTGCAGTCTTCGGAGGACTGGAATGCAGCGAAGCGGAAGAGGCTGTCTGATTCCATCGTAAATTTAAACGTAAAGAAGGAAGCTTTGCTGGCTGGCATGGCTGACAGTGTGCCTAAAGGCAAACAGGATAACACGGTACTGGCCTCTTTGCTTCAGTCGTTCAGCTCTAGGCTGCAGACTGTTGCTCTGTCACAACAGATTAGGCAGAGCCTCAAGGAGCAAGGATACGCCCTCAGTCATAATTCTTTAAAAGTGGAGAAAGATTTAAGGTGCTACGGTGTCGCGTCAAGTCACTTAAAAACGTTGCTGAAGAAAAGTAAAGCTAAAGATCAAAAGCCTGATACCAGTCTCCCTGACATAACTAAAAACCTCATCAGAGATAGGTTCGTAGAGTCACCTCATCATGTTGGACAGAGTGGCACAAAGGTCATGAGTGAACCCTTGTCATGTGCTGCGAGGTTACAGGCTGTCGCAAGCATGGTGGAAAAAAGGGCTAGTCCTGCCACGTCACCCAAGCCGAGCGTTGCTTGTAGCCAATTAGCATTACTCCTTTCAAGCGAAGCCCATTTACAGCAGTATTCTCGAGAACAcgctttaaaaacacaaaatgcaaATCAGGCGGCAAGTGAAAGACTTGCTGCTATGGCCAGATTACAAGAAAATGGCCAAAAGGATGTGGGCAGTTTCCAGTTCTCAAAAGGAATGTCAAGCCATCTGAATGGTCAGGCAAGGACATCATCAAACAAACTAATGGCTAGCAAAAGTACAACATTTCAGAATCCGATGGGTATTGTTCCTTCTTCCCCCAAAAATGCAGGCTATAAGAACTCACTGGAAAGAAGCAATGCCAAACAAGCTGCTAACAACAGTTTGCTTTTACATCTTCTTAAAAGCCAGACCATACCTAAGCCAATGAACGGACACAGTCATAGTGAGAAAGGAAGCCTTTTTGAGGAGAGCAGTACACCCACAACTATTGATGAATACTCAGATAACAATCCTAGTTTTACAGATGATAGCAGTGGTGACGAAAGTTCATATTCCAACTGTGTTCCCATAGACTTGTCTTGCAAACACCGAATCGAAAAAGCAGAACCTGACCAGCCTGTTTCTCTGGATAACTTAACTCAGTCCTTGCTAAACACTTGGGATCCAAAAGTCCCCGAAGTAGATATCAAAGAAGATCAAGATACCTCAAAGAATTCTAAGCTAAATTCACACCAGAAAGTAACCCTTCTTCAGTTGCTACTTGGCcataagaatgaagaaaatgtagaaagaaacagCAGCCCTCAGGAACCACACAGTGATGGGACAAAGTTCAGCACACATAATTACACGCGGACTTCTGTCATAGAAAGCCCTAGTACCAGCAGGACTACTCCAGTGAGCACTCCACCATTACTTGCATCCACCAAAGCCGAGTCTCCCATCAACCTTTCCCAACACTCTCTGGTCATCAAGTGGAATTCCCCACCGTATGCCTGTGGCCCTCAGTCTGAAAAGCCAACGAATACCGTGTCGAACCACCTGATGGACCTTACAAAAAGCAAAGAATCGCAAGGGGAGAAACCAGTCCAAAATGAAGGCACACAAAACTCTGCCACTTTCAGTGCCAGTAAACTGTTACAAAATTTAGCACAATGTGGAATGCAGTCTTCCGTGTCAGGGGAAGAGCAGAGACCCAGTAAACAGCTGCTGAGTGTAAGCACGGAGAAACCTACAGGTATGACTGATAGACTAAATAGCCCTCTGCTCTCAAATAAAGCAAATGCAGTTGAAGAAAAGAAAGCGTTCGGCAGTCACGCAACAGGTCCTGAACCAGGACTTTCTGGTTCCGAAATAGAAAATCTGCTTGAAAGGCGCACCGTCCTCCAGTTGCTGCTGGGAAACCCCAACAAAGGGAAGCccgaaaagaaagagaagattccCTTAAGAGACGAAAGTACTCAGGAACATACAGATAGAGCTTTAAGTGAACAAATACTGATGGTGAAAATAAAATCTGAGCCTTGCGATGACTTGCATACGCATACCACAAATGTGCCCTTGAGCCACGACGCTCAGGGCGCCCCCTTCTTAGGCGTGGCTCCTGCCTTGCAGGGAAGCACAGCTGTCTTACCAGCATCCGAGGACTTCAAATCGGAGCCGGTCTCACCtcaggatttttctttctctaagaaCGGTCTGCTAAGTCGGCTGCTGAGACAAAACCAAGAGAGTCACCTGGCTGATGACCTGGACAGCAGTCACAGAAATAGTGAACTGACACTTCTAGAATCAAAGAATCTTTGCATGGTCCCTAAAAAAAGGAAGCTTCATACTGAGCCGTTAGAAAAtccatttaaaaagatgaaaaataacatagtCGATGCTGCAGACAGTCACAGTGCTCCGAAGGTGCTGTATGGGTCCTTGCTTAACCAGCAAGAGCTGAAGCTTAGCAGAAATGATCTTGAGTTTAAATATCCTGCCAGTCATGGTTCAGCCAGTGACAGTGAACACAGGAATTGGGCCAGAGAGAGCAAAAGCTTCAACGTTCTGAAACAGCTGCTTCTCTCCGAAAACTGTGTGAGAGATTTGTCTCAGCACAGGAGTAATTCTGTCGTCGACagtaaaaaaaaaggacacagaaaCCATGTGACCAATAGCAAGCCTGAATTCAGCATATCTTCTCTAAACGGACTCATGTACAGTGCTGCTCAGCCCAACAGCTGCATGGGCCACAGGACATTTCCATACCCGGGTGTAGGAAAACCTCCTGTGAGCCCTCCTTTCCCCGAGCACTTGGGCTGCACAGGGTCTAGACCAGAATCTGGGCTTGTGAATGGGTGTTCCGTGCCCAGTGAGAAGGGACCCATCAAGTGGGTTATCACAGATGTGGATAAGAATGAGTATGAGAAAGACTCTCCGAGACTGACCAAAACTAACCCAATACTGTATTACATGCTCCAAAAAGGAGGCAATTCTGTTACCAGTCGAGAAACACAGGACAAGGACATTTGGAGAGAGCCTTCATCTGCTGAAAGTATCTCACAGGTTACAGTCAAAGAAGAGCTACTTCCCGCTGCAGAAACTAAagcttctttctttaatttaagAAGCACTTACAATAGCCATATGGGAAATAATGCCTCTCACTCACACAGTGCAAATGGAGAAGTTTATGGACTTCTGGGAAACGTGCtaacaataaaaaaggaatcaGAATAA